A stretch of the Vigna radiata var. radiata cultivar VC1973A chromosome 7, Vradiata_ver6, whole genome shotgun sequence genome encodes the following:
- the LOC106766693 gene encoding serine/threonine-protein kinase Aurora-3 isoform X2 encodes MGENSERQWCISDFEIGKPLGKGKFGRVYVARERKSKFVVALKVISKEQLEKYKIHHQLRREMEIQVSLKHSNVLRLYGWFHDSENVFLILEYAHNGELYKELSRKGHFSEQQAATGRLKIADFGWSVQSRSKRHTMCGTLDYLAPEMVENKAHDYAVDNWTLGILCYEFLYGAPPFEADSQVDTFKRIMKVDLSFPSTPYVSSEAKHLISRLLVKDSSRRLSLQRIMEHPWIIKNANPTGVSS; translated from the exons ATGGGAGAAAACTCGGAACGGCAATGGTGCATCAGTGACTTCGAAATCGGAAAGCCTCTTGGAAAAGGAAAATTCGGCAGAGTCTACGTCGCCAGAGAACGCAAg AGCAAATTTGTTGTTGCATTGAAGGTTATTTCTAAGGAGCAATTAGAGAAGTACAAAATCCATCATCAACTAAGGAGGGAGATGGAGATTCAGGTCAGTCTGAAGCATTCGAACGTACTTCGTCTATATGGCTGGTTTCATGACTCCGAGAACGTCTTCTTGATTCTGGAATATGCTCACAATGGAGAGCTTTACAAGGAGCTTAGCAGAAAAGGGCATTTCAGCGAGCAACAAGCTGCCACG GGTCGTCTTAAGATTGCAGACTTTGGTTGGTCAGTACAGTCTAGAAGCAAAAGGCATACCATGTGTGGAACCTTGGATTATTTAGCACCCGAAATGGTAGAAAACAAAGCTCATGATTATGCAGTTGATAACTGGACTTTAGGTATCCTTTGCTATGAATTCCTTTATGGTGCTCCCCCATTTGAGGCTGATAGTCAAGTTGATACCTTCAAAAG GATAATGAAGGTTGACTTGAGTTTCCCCTCTACTCCTTATGTTTCTTCAGAAGCCAAACATCTTATTAGTCGG CTTCTGGTAAAAGACTCTTCACGAAGGCTCTCTCTTCAGAGGATAATGGAGCATCCTTGGATAATCAAGAATGCAAATCCTACAGGTGTCAGCAGCTAG
- the LOC106766106 gene encoding cytochrome P450 704C1-like — MDLFYTLLSFIAFSLLGIFLVFCFIMLTTILGKSIGDPDYAPVKGTVFNQLFYFNTLHDYQAEMAKTIPTFRLLAPDQSEVYTADPRNIEHILKTNFDKYSKGKYNQDIVTDLFGEGIFAVDGDKWRQQRKLASYEFSTRVLRDFSCSVFRRNAAKLVGIISELSHQGQVFDMQDILMRCTLDSIFKVGFGAELNCLEGSSKEGSRFMKAFDESNALIYWRYVDPFWKLKRFLNIGCEATLKRNIRIIDGFVHEVINTRKAQLAIQQESNAKEDILSRFLIESKKYKETMTDQYLRDIILNFMVAGKDTSADTLSWFFYMLCKNPLVEEKIVQEVRDVTCSHESEESIDKFVAKITDDTLDKMHYLHAALTETLRLYPAVPVDGRVTETDDVLPDGHKLKRGDGVYYMAYGMGRMCSIWGEDAEEFRPERWLNNGVFESQSPFKFIAFNAGPRICLGKDFAYRQMKIIAMALVRFFKFKLANGTQNVTYKVMLTLHIDKGLPLCAIPRL; from the exons ATGGATCTTTTCTATACCCTATTGAGTTTCATAGCTTTTTCTCTTCTGGGTATCTTCCTAGTCTTCTGTTTCATCATGTTGACCACGATTCTGGGAAAATCCATTGGAGACCCTGATTATGCTCCTGTGAAAGGAACAGTGTTTAACCAGCTTTTCTACTTCAACACACTCCATGACTACCAAGCTGAAATGGCCAAGACGATTCCAACTTTTCGTCTACTGGCTCCCGATCAAAGCGAGGTGTACACTGCAGACCCCAGAAATATTGAACACATTCTGAAAACCAACTTTGATAAGTACTCCAAAGGCAAGTATAACCAGGATATTGTGACTGATCTTTTTGGTGAGGGGATTTTTGCAGTTGATGGTGACAAGTGGAGGCAGCAAAGGAAGCTTGCAAGCTATGAATTCTCCACAAGGGTTCTTAGAGATTTCAGTTGTTCTGTTTTTAGAAGAAATGCTGCCAAGTTGGTCGGAATTATCTCAGAGCTTTCCCATCAGGGTCAAGTTTTTGATATGC agGACATTCTAATGAGATGCACTTTGGACTCAATATTCAAAGTTGGGTTTGGAGCAGAATTGAATTGCTTGGAGGGATCAAGCAAAGAGGGAAGCAGATTCATGAAAGCCTTTGATGAATCAAATGCTTTGATATATTGGCGCTATGTTGATCCTTTCTGGAAGCTCAAGAGGTTTCTTAACATTGGTTGTGAAGCTACCCTTAAGAGAAACATCAGAATAATAGATGGTTTTGTGCATGAAGTAATCAATACCAGAAAAGCACAATTGGCAATTCAGCAAGAATCT AATGCTAAAGAGGACATACTATCAAGGTTTTTGATTGAGAGCAAGAAGTACAAAGAAACCATGACTGATCAGTATTTGAGAGACATCATTCTAAACTTTATGGTAGCTGGTAAAGACACAAGTGCAGACACTCTTTCATGGTTCTTCTACATGCTCTGCAAGAACCCTCTTGTTGAGGAAAAGATTGTACAAGAAGTGAGAGATGTGACTTGTAGCCATGAAAGTGAGGAAAGCATAGATAAATTTGTGGCCAAAATAACAGATGACACCCTTGATAAAATGCATTATCTTCATGCAGCGTTGACAGAAACCTTGAGACTTTACCCTGCAGTTCCTGTG GATGGGAGAGTGACAGAGACAGATGATGTTCTTCCTGACGGGCACAAACTGAAAAGGGGTGATGGAGTTTACTATATGGCCTATGGTATGGGTCGGATGTGCTCCATTTGGGGTGAAGATGCTGAGGAATTTCGCCCTGAAAGATGGCTCAACAATGGAGTTTTCGAGTCTCAATCTCCATTCAAGTTCATAGCTTTCAAT GCTGGACCAAGAATCTGCTTAGGGAAGGACTTTGCTTACAGACAGATGAAAATAATAGCAATGGCTCTTGTTCGTttcttcaagttcaaacttGCAAATGGAACACAAAATGTGACTTATAAAGTTATGCTTACGCTTCACATTGACAAGGGTCTTCCTCTTTGTGCAATTCCAAGGTTATGA
- the LOC106766693 gene encoding serine/threonine-protein kinase Aurora-3 isoform X1, which produces MGENSERQWCISDFEIGKPLGKGKFGRVYVARERKSKFVVALKVISKEQLEKYKIHHQLRREMEIQVSLKHSNVLRLYGWFHDSENVFLILEYAHNGELYKELSRKGHFSEQQAATYILSLTKALAYCHDKHVIHRDIKPENLLLDHEGRLKIADFGWSVQSRSKRHTMCGTLDYLAPEMVENKAHDYAVDNWTLGILCYEFLYGAPPFEADSQVDTFKRIMKVDLSFPSTPYVSSEAKHLISRLLVKDSSRRLSLQRIMEHPWIIKNANPTGVSS; this is translated from the exons ATGGGAGAAAACTCGGAACGGCAATGGTGCATCAGTGACTTCGAAATCGGAAAGCCTCTTGGAAAAGGAAAATTCGGCAGAGTCTACGTCGCCAGAGAACGCAAg AGCAAATTTGTTGTTGCATTGAAGGTTATTTCTAAGGAGCAATTAGAGAAGTACAAAATCCATCATCAACTAAGGAGGGAGATGGAGATTCAGGTCAGTCTGAAGCATTCGAACGTACTTCGTCTATATGGCTGGTTTCATGACTCCGAGAACGTCTTCTTGATTCTGGAATATGCTCACAATGGAGAGCTTTACAAGGAGCTTAGCAGAAAAGGGCATTTCAGCGAGCAACAAGCTGCCACG tATATTTTAAGCCTCACAAAGGCATTGGCGTATTGTCATGATAAGCATGTTATTCACAGGGATATCAAGCCTGAAAATCTGTTGCTTGATCATGAG GGTCGTCTTAAGATTGCAGACTTTGGTTGGTCAGTACAGTCTAGAAGCAAAAGGCATACCATGTGTGGAACCTTGGATTATTTAGCACCCGAAATGGTAGAAAACAAAGCTCATGATTATGCAGTTGATAACTGGACTTTAGGTATCCTTTGCTATGAATTCCTTTATGGTGCTCCCCCATTTGAGGCTGATAGTCAAGTTGATACCTTCAAAAG GATAATGAAGGTTGACTTGAGTTTCCCCTCTACTCCTTATGTTTCTTCAGAAGCCAAACATCTTATTAGTCGG CTTCTGGTAAAAGACTCTTCACGAAGGCTCTCTCTTCAGAGGATAATGGAGCATCCTTGGATAATCAAGAATGCAAATCCTACAGGTGTCAGCAGCTAG